One Glycine max cultivar Williams 82 chromosome 6, Glycine_max_v4.0, whole genome shotgun sequence DNA segment encodes these proteins:
- the LOC100800308 gene encoding galactinol--sucrose galactosyltransferase isoform X1 — translation MSPHPTQQNQTIANLSTKPLSFKILEFSPMAPSISKTVELNSFGLVNGNLPLSITLEGSNFLANGHPFLTEVPENIIVTPSPIDAKSSKNNEDDDVVGCFVGFHADEPRSRHVASLGKLRGIKFMSIFRFKVWWTTHWVGSNGHELEHETQMMLLDKNDQLGRPFVLILPILQASFRASLQPGLDDYVDVCMESGSTRVCGSSFGSCLYVHVGHDPYQLLREATKVVRMHLGTFKLLEEKTAPVIIDKFGWCTWDAFYLKVHPSGVWEGVKGLVEGGCPPGMVLIDDGWQAICHDEDPITDQEGMKRTSAGEQMPCRLVKLEENYKFRQYCSGKDSEKGMGAFVRDLKEQFRSVEQVYVWHALCGYWGGVRPKVPGMPQAKVVTPKLSNGLKLTMKDLAVDKIVSNGVGLVPPHLAHLLYEGLHSRLESAGIDGVKVDVIHLLEMLSEEYGGRVELAKAYYKALTASVKKHFKGNGVIASMEHCNDFFLLGTEAIALGRVGDDFWCTDPSGDPNGTYWLQGCHMVHCAYNSLWMGNFIQPDWDMFQSTHPCAEFHAASRAISGGPVYVSDCVGKHNFKLLKSLALPDGTILRCQHYALPTRDCLFEDPLHDGKTMLKIWNLNKYTGVLGLFNCQGGGWCPVTRRNKSASEFSQTVTCLASPQDIEWSNGKSPICIKGMNVFAVYLFKDHKLKLMKASEKLEVSLEPFTFELLTVSPVIVLSKKLIQFAPIGLVNMLNTGGAIQSMEFDNHIDVVKIGVRGCGEMKVFASEKPVSCKLDGVVVKFDYEDKMLRVQVPWPSASKLSMVEFLF, via the exons ATGTCACCACACCCTACCCAGCAAAACCAAACCATAGCAAACCTAAGCACCAAACCTCTTTCTTTCAAGATCCTTGAATTCAGTCCCATGGCTCCAAGCATAAGCAAAACTGTGGAACTAAATTCATTTGGTCTTGTCAACGGTAATTTGCCTTTGTCCATAACCCTAGAAGGATCAAATTTCCTCGCCAACGGCCACCCTTTTCTCACGGAAGTTCCCGAAAACATAATAGTCACCCCTTCACCCATCGACGCCAAGAGTAGTAAGAACAACGAGGACGACGACGTCGTAGGTTGCTTCGTGGGCTTCCACGCGGACGAGCCCAGAAGCCGACACGTGGCTTCCCTGGGGAAGCTCAGAGGAATAAAATTCATGAGCATATTCCGGTTTAAGGTGTGGTGGACCACTCACTGGGTCGGTAGCAACGGACACGAACTGGAGCACGAGACACAGATGATGCTTCTCGACAAAAACGACCAGCTCGGACGCCCCTTTGTGTTGATTCTCCCGATCCTCCAAGCCTCGTTCCGAGCCTCCCTGCAACCCGGTTTGGATGATTACGTGGACGTTTGCATGGAGAGCGGGTCGACACGTGTCTGTGGCTCCAGCTTCGGGAGCTGCTTATACGTCCACGTTGGCCATGACCCGTATCAGTTGCTTAGAGAAGCAACTAAAGTCGTTAGGATGCATTTGGGGACGTTCAAGCTTCTCGAGGAGAAAACCGCGCCAG tGATCATAGACAAGTTTGGTTGGTGTACATGGGACGCGTTTTACTTGAAGGTGCATCCCTCAGGTGTGTGGGAAGGGGTGAAAGGGTTGGTGGAGGGAGGGTGCCCTCCAGGGATGGTCCTAATCGACGACGGGTGGCAAGCCATTTGTCACGACGAGGACCCCATAACGGACCAAGAGGGTATGAAGCGAACCTCCGCAGGGGAGCAAATGCCATGCAGGTTGGTGAAGTTGGAGGAAAATTACAAGTTCAGACAGTATTGTAGTGGAAAGGATTCTGAGAAGGGTATGGGTGCCTTTGTTAGGGACTTGAAGGAACAGTTTAGGAGCGTGGAGCAGGTGTATGTGTGGCACGCGCTTTGTGGGTATTGGGGTGGGGTCAGACCCAAGGTTCCGGGCATGCCCCAGGCTAAGGTTGTCACTCCGAAGCTGTCCAATGGACTAAAATTGACAATGAAGGATTTAGCGGTGGATAAGATCGTCAGTAACGGAGTTGGACTGGTGCCACCACACCTGGCTCACCTTTTGTACGAGGGGCTCCACTCCCGTTTGGAATCTGCGGGTATTGACGGTGTTAAGGTTGACGTTATACAC TTGCTCGAGATGCTATCCGAGGAATACGGTGGCCGTGTTGAGCTAGCCAAAGCTTATTACAAAGCGCTCACTGCTTCGGTGAAGAAGCATTTCAAAGGCAATGGGGTCATTGCGAGCATGGAGCATTGTAATGACTTCTTTCTCCTTGGTACCGAAGCCATAGCCCTTGGGCGCGTAG GAGATGATTTTTGGTGCACTGATCCCTCTGGAGATCCAAATGGCACGTATTGGCTCCAAGGGTGTCACATGGTGCACTGTGCCTACAACAGCTTGTGGATGGGGAATTTTATTCAGCCGGATTGGGACATGTTCCAGTCCACTCACCCTTGTGCCGAATTCCATGCAGCCTCTAGGGCCATCTCTGGTGGACCAGTTTACGTTAGTGATTGTGTTGGAAAGCACAACTTCAAGTTGCTCAAGAGCCTCGCTTTGCCTGATGGGACGATTTTGCGTTGTCAACACTATGCACTCCCCACACGAGACTGTTTGTTTGAAGACCCCTTGCATGATGGGAAGACAATGCTCAAAATTTGGAATCTCAACAAA TATACAGGTGTTTTGGGTCTATTTAATTGCCAAGGAGGTGGGTGGTGTCCCGTAACTAGGAGAAACAAGAGTGCCTCTGAATTTTCACAAACTGTGACATGCTTAGCGAGTCCTCAAGACATTGAATGGAGCAATGGGAAAAGCCCAATATGCATAAAAGGGATGAATGTGTTTGCTGTATATTTGTTCAAGGACCACAAACTAAAGCTCATGAAGGCATCAGAGAAATTGGAAGTTTCACTTGAGCCATTTACTTTTGAGCTATTGACAGTGTCTCCAGTGATTGTGCTGTCAAAAAAGTTAATTCAATTTGCTCCAATTGGATTAGTGAACATGCTTAACACTGGTGGTGCCATTCAGTCCATGGAGTTTGACAACCACATAGATGTGGTCAAAATTGGGGTTAGGGGTTGTGGGGAGATGAAGGTGTTTGCATCAGAGAAACCAGTTAGTTGCAAACTAGATGGGGTAGTTGTAAAATTTGATTATGAGGATAAAATGCTGAGAGTGCAAGTTCCCTGGCCTAGTGCTTCAAAATTGTCAATGgttgagtttttattttga
- the LOC100800308 gene encoding galactinol--sucrose galactosyltransferase isoform X2, giving the protein MSPHPTQQNQTIANLSTKPLSFKILEFSPMAPSISKTVELNSFGLVNGNLPLSITLEGSNFLANGHPFLTEVPENIIVTPSPIDAKSSKNNEDDDVVGCFVGFHADEPRSRHVASLGKLRGIKFMSIFRFKVWWTTHWVGSNGHELEHETQMMLLDKNDQLGRPFVLILPILQASFRASLQPGLDDYVDVCMESGSTRVCGSSFGSCLYVHVGHDPYQLLREATKVVRMHLGTFKLLEEKTAPDKFGWCTWDAFYLKVHPSGVWEGVKGLVEGGCPPGMVLIDDGWQAICHDEDPITDQEGMKRTSAGEQMPCRLVKLEENYKFRQYCSGKDSEKGMGAFVRDLKEQFRSVEQVYVWHALCGYWGGVRPKVPGMPQAKVVTPKLSNGLKLTMKDLAVDKIVSNGVGLVPPHLAHLLYEGLHSRLESAGIDGVKVDVIHLLEMLSEEYGGRVELAKAYYKALTASVKKHFKGNGVIASMEHCNDFFLLGTEAIALGRVGDDFWCTDPSGDPNGTYWLQGCHMVHCAYNSLWMGNFIQPDWDMFQSTHPCAEFHAASRAISGGPVYVSDCVGKHNFKLLKSLALPDGTILRCQHYALPTRDCLFEDPLHDGKTMLKIWNLNKYTGVLGLFNCQGGGWCPVTRRNKSASEFSQTVTCLASPQDIEWSNGKSPICIKGMNVFAVYLFKDHKLKLMKASEKLEVSLEPFTFELLTVSPVIVLSKKLIQFAPIGLVNMLNTGGAIQSMEFDNHIDVVKIGVRGCGEMKVFASEKPVSCKLDGVVVKFDYEDKMLRVQVPWPSASKLSMVEFLF; this is encoded by the exons ATGTCACCACACCCTACCCAGCAAAACCAAACCATAGCAAACCTAAGCACCAAACCTCTTTCTTTCAAGATCCTTGAATTCAGTCCCATGGCTCCAAGCATAAGCAAAACTGTGGAACTAAATTCATTTGGTCTTGTCAACGGTAATTTGCCTTTGTCCATAACCCTAGAAGGATCAAATTTCCTCGCCAACGGCCACCCTTTTCTCACGGAAGTTCCCGAAAACATAATAGTCACCCCTTCACCCATCGACGCCAAGAGTAGTAAGAACAACGAGGACGACGACGTCGTAGGTTGCTTCGTGGGCTTCCACGCGGACGAGCCCAGAAGCCGACACGTGGCTTCCCTGGGGAAGCTCAGAGGAATAAAATTCATGAGCATATTCCGGTTTAAGGTGTGGTGGACCACTCACTGGGTCGGTAGCAACGGACACGAACTGGAGCACGAGACACAGATGATGCTTCTCGACAAAAACGACCAGCTCGGACGCCCCTTTGTGTTGATTCTCCCGATCCTCCAAGCCTCGTTCCGAGCCTCCCTGCAACCCGGTTTGGATGATTACGTGGACGTTTGCATGGAGAGCGGGTCGACACGTGTCTGTGGCTCCAGCTTCGGGAGCTGCTTATACGTCCACGTTGGCCATGACCCGTATCAGTTGCTTAGAGAAGCAACTAAAGTCGTTAGGATGCATTTGGGGACGTTCAAGCTTCTCGAGGAGAAAACCGCGCCAG ACAAGTTTGGTTGGTGTACATGGGACGCGTTTTACTTGAAGGTGCATCCCTCAGGTGTGTGGGAAGGGGTGAAAGGGTTGGTGGAGGGAGGGTGCCCTCCAGGGATGGTCCTAATCGACGACGGGTGGCAAGCCATTTGTCACGACGAGGACCCCATAACGGACCAAGAGGGTATGAAGCGAACCTCCGCAGGGGAGCAAATGCCATGCAGGTTGGTGAAGTTGGAGGAAAATTACAAGTTCAGACAGTATTGTAGTGGAAAGGATTCTGAGAAGGGTATGGGTGCCTTTGTTAGGGACTTGAAGGAACAGTTTAGGAGCGTGGAGCAGGTGTATGTGTGGCACGCGCTTTGTGGGTATTGGGGTGGGGTCAGACCCAAGGTTCCGGGCATGCCCCAGGCTAAGGTTGTCACTCCGAAGCTGTCCAATGGACTAAAATTGACAATGAAGGATTTAGCGGTGGATAAGATCGTCAGTAACGGAGTTGGACTGGTGCCACCACACCTGGCTCACCTTTTGTACGAGGGGCTCCACTCCCGTTTGGAATCTGCGGGTATTGACGGTGTTAAGGTTGACGTTATACAC TTGCTCGAGATGCTATCCGAGGAATACGGTGGCCGTGTTGAGCTAGCCAAAGCTTATTACAAAGCGCTCACTGCTTCGGTGAAGAAGCATTTCAAAGGCAATGGGGTCATTGCGAGCATGGAGCATTGTAATGACTTCTTTCTCCTTGGTACCGAAGCCATAGCCCTTGGGCGCGTAG GAGATGATTTTTGGTGCACTGATCCCTCTGGAGATCCAAATGGCACGTATTGGCTCCAAGGGTGTCACATGGTGCACTGTGCCTACAACAGCTTGTGGATGGGGAATTTTATTCAGCCGGATTGGGACATGTTCCAGTCCACTCACCCTTGTGCCGAATTCCATGCAGCCTCTAGGGCCATCTCTGGTGGACCAGTTTACGTTAGTGATTGTGTTGGAAAGCACAACTTCAAGTTGCTCAAGAGCCTCGCTTTGCCTGATGGGACGATTTTGCGTTGTCAACACTATGCACTCCCCACACGAGACTGTTTGTTTGAAGACCCCTTGCATGATGGGAAGACAATGCTCAAAATTTGGAATCTCAACAAA TATACAGGTGTTTTGGGTCTATTTAATTGCCAAGGAGGTGGGTGGTGTCCCGTAACTAGGAGAAACAAGAGTGCCTCTGAATTTTCACAAACTGTGACATGCTTAGCGAGTCCTCAAGACATTGAATGGAGCAATGGGAAAAGCCCAATATGCATAAAAGGGATGAATGTGTTTGCTGTATATTTGTTCAAGGACCACAAACTAAAGCTCATGAAGGCATCAGAGAAATTGGAAGTTTCACTTGAGCCATTTACTTTTGAGCTATTGACAGTGTCTCCAGTGATTGTGCTGTCAAAAAAGTTAATTCAATTTGCTCCAATTGGATTAGTGAACATGCTTAACACTGGTGGTGCCATTCAGTCCATGGAGTTTGACAACCACATAGATGTGGTCAAAATTGGGGTTAGGGGTTGTGGGGAGATGAAGGTGTTTGCATCAGAGAAACCAGTTAGTTGCAAACTAGATGGGGTAGTTGTAAAATTTGATTATGAGGATAAAATGCTGAGAGTGCAAGTTCCCTGGCCTAGTGCTTCAAAATTGTCAATGgttgagtttttattttga
- the LOC100800842 gene encoding FKBP12-interacting protein of 37 kDa isoform X1 — protein MASPTHFDDDFDFGDGFGGRHSGNKRSSPDYDDEDYDNDPFAPKKSKTKAEEASGVTTGMILSLRESLQNCKETLATYQNELEAAKSEIQSWHSTLKNEPSKSAGITPEPKMLINYLQTLKFSEESLREQLEKAKKKEAAFIVTFAKREQEIAELKSAVRDLKVQLKPPSMQSRRLLLDPAVHEEFTRLKNLVEEKDKKVKELQDNIAAVSFTPQSKMGKMLMAKCRTLQEENEEIGNQASEGKMHELGMKLALQKSQNSQLRSQFEGLQKHMEGLTNDVERSNEMVLMLQEKLEDRDREIQRLKHELQQKNLEDQRLKHKLQQKNLEDGNDNNETIAGEAAN, from the exons ATGGCTTCCCCTACTCATTTCGACGAT GACTTCGATTTCGGTGACGGATTTGGCGGAAGGCATTCag GTAATAAGAGGTCATCTCCTGATTACGACGATGAGGATTATGACAACGATCCTTTTGCACCGAAGAAG TCTAAAACAAAGGCTGAAGAAGCTTCTGGTGTAACAACAGGAATGATCTTGTCACTTCGTGAGAG TCTCCAGAACTGTAAGGAAACACTTGCGACATACCAA AATGAACTTGAGGCTGCAAAATCTGAGATTCAGAGTTGGCATTCTACACTTAAAAATGAGCCGTCCAAATCTGCTGGGATCACTCCAG agCCCAAGATGTTGATTAATTATCTTCAGACCTTGAAATTCTCTGAAGAGTCTTTAAGAGAGCAG CTTGAAAAGGCAAAGAAAAAGGAAGCTGCGTTCATTGTAACATTTGCAAAACGAGAACAAGAGATAGCAGAGTTGAAG TCTGCTGTGCGAGATCTGAAAGTGCAACTCAAGCCACCATCAATGCAG TCTAGGAGGTTGTTACTAGATCCAGCTGTTCATGAAGAGTTCACACGTTTAAAG AACTTAGTTGAggaaaaggataaaaaagtAAAGGAGTTGCAAGATAACATTGCTGCTGTAAGTTTTACTCCCCAAAGCAAGATGGGGAAGATGCTGATGGCTAAATGTAGAACCCTGCAAGAGGAAAATGAGGAGATTGGAAATCAAGCTTCTGAGGGGAAG ATGCATGAATTAGGGATGAAACTTGCATTGCAGAAGTCCCAAAATTCACAACTTAGAAGTCAATTTGAAG GGTTGCAGAAGCACATGGAAGGACTGACAAATGATGTGGAGAGATCCAATGAAATG GTTCTTATGTTACAAGAGAAATTAGAAGATAGGGATCGGGAGATCCAAAGACTAAAACATGAGCTTCAACAGAAAAACTTGGAGGATCAAAGACTAAAACATAAGCTTCAACAGAAGAACTTGGAGGATGGAAATGACAATAATGAGACGATAGCCGGGGAGGCTGCtaactaa
- the LOC100800842 gene encoding FKBP12-interacting protein of 37 kDa isoform X2, whose translation MASPTHFDDDFDFGDGFGGRHSGNKRSSPDYDDEDYDNDPFAPKKSKTKAEEASGVTTGMILSLRESLQNCKETLATYQNELEAAKSEIQSWHSTLKNEPSKSAGITPEPKMLINYLQTLKFSEESLREQLEKAKKKEAAFIVTFAKREQEIAELKSAVRDLKVQLKPPSMQSRRLLLDPAVHEEFTRLKNLVEEKDKKVKELQDNIAAVSFTPQSKMGKMLMAKCRTLQEENEEIGNQASEGKMHELGMKLALQKSQNSQLRSQFEGLQKHMEGLTNDVERSNEMVKTFKELDYCVGKKAD comes from the exons ATGGCTTCCCCTACTCATTTCGACGAT GACTTCGATTTCGGTGACGGATTTGGCGGAAGGCATTCag GTAATAAGAGGTCATCTCCTGATTACGACGATGAGGATTATGACAACGATCCTTTTGCACCGAAGAAG TCTAAAACAAAGGCTGAAGAAGCTTCTGGTGTAACAACAGGAATGATCTTGTCACTTCGTGAGAG TCTCCAGAACTGTAAGGAAACACTTGCGACATACCAA AATGAACTTGAGGCTGCAAAATCTGAGATTCAGAGTTGGCATTCTACACTTAAAAATGAGCCGTCCAAATCTGCTGGGATCACTCCAG agCCCAAGATGTTGATTAATTATCTTCAGACCTTGAAATTCTCTGAAGAGTCTTTAAGAGAGCAG CTTGAAAAGGCAAAGAAAAAGGAAGCTGCGTTCATTGTAACATTTGCAAAACGAGAACAAGAGATAGCAGAGTTGAAG TCTGCTGTGCGAGATCTGAAAGTGCAACTCAAGCCACCATCAATGCAG TCTAGGAGGTTGTTACTAGATCCAGCTGTTCATGAAGAGTTCACACGTTTAAAG AACTTAGTTGAggaaaaggataaaaaagtAAAGGAGTTGCAAGATAACATTGCTGCTGTAAGTTTTACTCCCCAAAGCAAGATGGGGAAGATGCTGATGGCTAAATGTAGAACCCTGCAAGAGGAAAATGAGGAGATTGGAAATCAAGCTTCTGAGGGGAAG ATGCATGAATTAGGGATGAAACTTGCATTGCAGAAGTCCCAAAATTCACAACTTAGAAGTCAATTTGAAG GGTTGCAGAAGCACATGGAAGGACTGACAAATGATGTGGAGAGATCCAATGAAATG GTGAAAACATTTAAGGAACTCGACTATTGTGTTGGGAAAAAGGCTGACTAA